The following are encoded together in the Aciduricibacillus chroicocephali genome:
- a CDS encoding HPP family protein — protein MKMRGNGRSPLKVNAKDIITGFIGGTSTIIILYILSLFTSSPLLIASFGASCVLAFSLWNSPLSQPRNIIGGHFISTLVGIIIYHIFGDEPWSLALGVGLAISSMMLTKTTHPPAGADPIIVILGTYNWDFLFTSVLIGSISIVLVALFINNLRNGRNYPVFWI, from the coding sequence ATGAAAATGAGAGGAAACGGCCGGAGCCCTTTAAAAGTAAATGCGAAAGATATTATAACTGGCTTTATAGGCGGAACTTCTACGATTATTATTTTGTATATTTTATCACTTTTTACATCTTCACCATTATTAATAGCTTCATTTGGGGCAAGTTGTGTATTAGCTTTTTCTCTTTGGAACTCGCCTTTATCACAACCAAGAAATATTATCGGTGGGCATTTCATATCAACTTTAGTCGGAATAATCATATATCATATATTTGGTGATGAGCCTTGGTCTCTCGCCTTAGGAGTTGGTTTAGCTATCAGTTCAATGATGTTAACCAAAACAACTCATCCTCCGGCAGGGGCTGATCCGATTATTGTAATCCTCGGTACTTATAATTGGGATTTTTTATTTACTTCAGTACTAATAGGCTCTATTTCCATTGTACTGGTCGCATTATTCATTAATAATCTGCGAAATGGAAGAAATTATCCAGTATTTTGGATATGA